In the Paenibacillus pabuli genome, one interval contains:
- a CDS encoding Gfo/Idh/MocA family protein, translating to MSLIRVAVIGIGNMGAAHARTLIAGDVPGAELVAVCDVRKEMESWVASNLPASVIYWQDAEQMMASGTIDAVIIATPHYDHPDQAIQAFQHGLHVMIEKPAGVYTKQVRKMNEAAAASGKVFSMMYNQRTNPLYIKLKDLIASGELGEVRRTNWIITNWYRSQSYYDSGGWRATWAGEGGGVLINQDPHQLDLWQWTIGMMPVRMRAFCSFGKYRNIEVEDDVTAYVEYANGATGVFVTTTGEAPGTNRFEVNGDRGKIVIEDGQLTFWRLRESEPEFNKRFTGGFGQPECWKCEVPITGTESGHPGLIRNWIDAIRTGATLIAPGEEGIHGLTLSNAMLLSTWTDNWVDLPIDEELFYEHLQERIAGSNTTKDKNYSSSQPADLTQTFK from the coding sequence ATGAGTTTGATTCGAGTAGCCGTAATCGGCATTGGAAACATGGGTGCGGCACATGCCAGAACCCTGATTGCCGGAGATGTGCCTGGTGCGGAGTTGGTCGCCGTATGTGATGTCCGAAAGGAAATGGAGAGCTGGGTAGCCAGCAACCTTCCTGCTTCGGTCATCTACTGGCAGGATGCGGAGCAGATGATGGCATCCGGAACAATTGATGCGGTCATTATTGCAACGCCTCATTATGATCACCCCGACCAGGCCATTCAGGCTTTTCAGCATGGTCTGCATGTCATGATCGAAAAACCGGCCGGTGTATACACCAAACAGGTACGCAAGATGAATGAAGCTGCTGCAGCCAGCGGCAAAGTATTTTCAATGATGTACAATCAGCGGACGAATCCTCTGTATATCAAATTGAAAGATCTTATTGCTTCGGGAGAACTCGGCGAAGTACGTCGCACGAACTGGATTATCACAAATTGGTACCGATCCCAGAGCTATTATGACTCAGGCGGCTGGCGGGCAACCTGGGCAGGTGAAGGAGGCGGTGTACTGATTAATCAGGATCCTCACCAGTTGGACTTGTGGCAGTGGACTATCGGCATGATGCCTGTGCGAATGCGTGCATTCTGTTCGTTCGGCAAGTACCGGAATATTGAAGTGGAAGACGATGTGACAGCATATGTGGAGTACGCAAACGGAGCGACAGGCGTATTTGTAACGACTACGGGTGAAGCTCCAGGTACCAACCGATTCGAGGTCAACGGAGACCGCGGTAAAATTGTGATCGAAGATGGTCAGCTGACATTCTGGCGGCTTCGGGAATCCGAGCCTGAATTCAATAAACGCTTTACCGGAGGTTTCGGGCAGCCAGAATGCTGGAAGTGTGAAGTTCCCATTACGGGTACCGAATCCGGTCACCCGGGACTGATTCGTAACTGGATTGATGCGATCCGAACCGGTGCCACGCTCATTGCTCCAGGAGAAGAAGGTATACATGGCTTAACGTTGTCCAATGCGATGCTGCTCTCGACCTGGACGGACAATTGGGTTGACCTGCCCATTGATGAAGAGTTGTTTTATGAACATTTGCAGGAACGAATTGCCGGTTCGAACACCACGAAGGACAAAAATTACAGCAGCAGCCAGCCTGCGGATCTGACGCAAACATTTAAGTAG
- a CDS encoding sugar phosphate isomerase/epimerase family protein, which yields MKLSVFTVATPDLNAEELTAAAASAGIEGIEWRFRGIPEDARAEEPSFWRHNRSSIDPAKWEEQVPDFREATAKHGRRSIALVPYLSCGDLQATEQAFQAAAELGASMMRVGVPGYDRKTRYPELYSQAVRYLSEVQEMAQQYNVKAVVETHHQTIAPTASLAYRLVQSLDAQHVGVLYDPGNMVHEGYENYRMGLELLGPYLAHVHVKNAAWSKEEQHGGNTGNSVSAKWRCHWSPLTEGIVDWMQVFRDLKSVGYDGYYGIEDFSGEFNSQAMLQHFAEVFGEIERRLEEEVQV from the coding sequence ATGAAACTATCCGTATTCACTGTGGCGACGCCTGACCTGAACGCAGAAGAACTGACTGCTGCGGCAGCATCAGCAGGTATTGAAGGAATTGAGTGGAGATTCCGCGGAATACCGGAAGATGCACGTGCTGAAGAACCATCTTTTTGGAGACATAATCGGAGTTCGATTGATCCGGCAAAATGGGAGGAACAGGTTCCTGATTTTCGTGAAGCGACTGCAAAACATGGACGACGTTCCATTGCATTGGTACCGTATCTGAGCTGCGGGGATCTTCAAGCCACAGAGCAGGCGTTCCAGGCAGCAGCCGAATTGGGTGCGTCCATGATGCGTGTTGGCGTGCCGGGATATGATCGTAAAACCCGTTATCCGGAGCTGTACAGCCAAGCCGTTCGATATTTATCCGAAGTGCAGGAGATGGCTCAGCAGTATAACGTCAAAGCTGTGGTAGAGACGCATCACCAGACGATCGCGCCAACCGCTTCACTGGCCTATCGTCTGGTGCAGTCCCTGGATGCCCAGCATGTGGGTGTGTTGTATGATCCGGGCAACATGGTGCATGAAGGATATGAAAATTATCGTATGGGGCTGGAACTATTGGGTCCTTACCTTGCCCACGTACATGTGAAGAATGCGGCTTGGTCCAAGGAGGAACAACACGGAGGCAATACGGGGAATTCCGTATCAGCGAAGTGGAGATGTCATTGGTCACCGCTGACAGAAGGCATTGTGGATTGGATGCAAGTATTTCGTGACCTGAAATCAGTGGGGTATGACGGATACTACGGCATTGAGGACTTCAGCGGAGAGTTTAATTCCCAAGCGATGCTGCAGCATTTTGCGGAGGTATTCGGCGAAATCGAGCGTCGTCTGGAAGAGGAGGTACAGGTATGA
- a CDS encoding metallophosphoesterase family protein yields the protein MKMIVISDTHLPKRAKQLPEPLLQVLPEADLILHAGDWSDWSVYKLLSEYALVEGVAGNTDPPEIGKRLGFSRIVEADGLRLGLVHGHQGSKTTEQNAIHTFAGQQVDAIIFGHSHIPLMHTVNDVLVFNPGSPTDRRRQPQYSFGIMTTRQGKLHAEHVFFDRK from the coding sequence ATGAAAATGATCGTGATCTCGGATACACATTTGCCCAAAAGAGCAAAGCAGCTGCCAGAACCGCTACTCCAAGTCCTGCCGGAGGCTGACCTCATTTTGCATGCAGGCGACTGGTCGGATTGGAGTGTATACAAGCTGCTGAGCGAGTATGCCCTCGTTGAGGGAGTAGCAGGTAATACGGATCCGCCTGAAATCGGAAAAAGGCTGGGGTTTTCCCGCATCGTGGAGGCGGACGGTTTGCGTCTAGGTCTGGTGCATGGCCATCAGGGATCGAAAACGACTGAACAGAACGCCATTCATACATTTGCCGGTCAGCAGGTAGATGCCATTATATTTGGTCACTCGCACATCCCCTTGATGCATACCGTCAATGATGTGCTGGTATTCAATCCGGGTTCACCGACGGATCGGCGTCGTCAGCCGCAGTATTCGTTTGGAATCATGACGACCCGTCAAGGAAAATTGCATGCTGAGCATGTGTTTTTTGATCGAAAATAG
- a CDS encoding Rrf2 family transcriptional regulator encodes MSTHFSVSVHCLLLLSFSAPERITSAMIAGSVNTNPVVVRRILGGLKKAGLVDSSPGMRGFYLAKPASEITLAMIYQAAKDEGPLFPIHGNCNPNCDVGLHIDSLLTNLYQVAEAKVEQFFASITLEDMERSCSQMETVPPSVE; translated from the coding sequence ATGAGTACACATTTTTCGGTCAGTGTGCATTGTTTGTTATTGTTGTCCTTCAGCGCGCCTGAACGAATCACTTCCGCAATGATTGCAGGAAGCGTCAACACCAACCCTGTTGTCGTCAGACGTATTTTGGGCGGGCTGAAAAAGGCAGGTCTCGTCGATTCGTCTCCCGGAATGAGAGGTTTTTATCTCGCCAAGCCGGCTAGTGAAATTACTTTGGCCATGATCTATCAGGCTGCCAAGGACGAAGGTCCGCTATTTCCGATTCATGGTAATTGCAATCCCAATTGTGATGTTGGTCTTCACATAGACAGTCTGCTGACGAATCTGTATCAGGTGGCAGAGGCAAAAGTCGAACAGTTCTTCGCATCCATTACGCTTGAAGATATGGAACGTTCCTGCTCACAGATGGAGACTGTGCCTCCGTCTGTAGAGTAG
- a CDS encoding DivIVA domain-containing protein yields the protein MDEHMKRRLDKQRQLFKQLGVQLDALSIHEKQFNYKLRGYDPDEVDAYLDLVIKDYERFYANIADLMDKWQEQQLTIRDLKSTAKPVDDPTKIDRKQLDDIVKQLEYSVRQLKIKARPEQSLFPE from the coding sequence ATGGATGAACATATGAAACGAAGATTGGATAAACAGAGACAATTGTTTAAACAACTGGGCGTACAGCTCGATGCCTTATCAATTCATGAAAAACAATTCAATTATAAGCTCCGTGGTTATGACCCTGATGAAGTCGATGCATATCTTGACCTGGTCATCAAGGATTACGAACGCTTTTATGCCAATATTGCTGATCTGATGGACAAATGGCAGGAGCAGCAGCTCACCATTCGGGATCTTAAGTCGACGGCGAAACCGGTGGATGATCCGACGAAAATCGATCGCAAACAGCTTGATGATATTGTGAAGCAGCTGGAATACAGCGTGCGGCAGCTGAAAATCAAGGCACGCCCGGAACAGAGTCTGTTCCCTGAATAG
- a CDS encoding TraR/DksA C4-type zinc finger protein, with translation MSTLTKDQLQELKSALLEQRDNLQRHFESSMEDGAPTESLKDSTGELSSYDNHPADAGTETFERSRDLAIDDTLTDEFNQVNDALERMEKGTYGTCVTCGQDIPFERLQAIPYTAYCIDDTPNRELSNDRPVEEQVMTMPPSGAGEVRQRNAGKFDHAEAWEAVEDYGTSNSPATAAKREVRDYEENM, from the coding sequence ATGAGTACATTAACCAAAGATCAACTTCAGGAACTCAAGAGCGCCTTACTGGAACAACGCGATAATCTGCAGCGTCATTTTGAATCCAGCATGGAAGACGGAGCACCAACAGAGTCCCTTAAGGATTCTACAGGCGAGTTGTCATCTTACGATAACCACCCGGCTGATGCGGGGACGGAGACGTTTGAACGCAGCCGCGATCTGGCAATAGACGATACATTAACGGATGAGTTTAACCAGGTGAACGATGCCCTGGAGCGAATGGAAAAAGGAACCTACGGAACATGTGTCACTTGTGGACAGGATATTCCGTTTGAAAGGCTTCAGGCCATTCCCTACACTGCCTACTGTATCGACGATACACCTAATCGGGAGCTCAGCAATGATCGCCCTGTAGAAGAACAGGTTATGACCATGCCTCCGAGTGGTGCCGGAGAGGTCAGACAGCGGAATGCCGGCAAGTTCGATCATGCTGAAGCCTGGGAAGCTGTCGAAGATTATGGCACATCCAATTCGCCAGCTACGGCAGCCAAACGCGAAGTTCGAGATTACGAGGAGAACATGTAG
- a CDS encoding ArsR/SmtB family transcription factor yields MQQKVLSTIEEIKIYSDPYRIQILNMFNKQGRPSTVKEIADKLGEVPAKVHYHVKKLEKIGLLTIVSTREINGIIAKYYEPFQGEIHLRHEDEDHSPLKQVFRSETLKLLNEMYEQSRQMFMRQAEHGENLFGQISDMTLYASREEVEKLYRDITKMCEPYTKRNEQKEAQEVFQLFATLSQHVDEPTKSQKSKVSPHQPEDQRSDPNDDAKET; encoded by the coding sequence ATGCAGCAGAAAGTACTGTCAACGATCGAAGAGATCAAGATCTACTCCGACCCGTATCGGATCCAGATCCTGAATATGTTTAATAAACAGGGAAGGCCTTCTACCGTGAAGGAAATAGCCGACAAGCTTGGGGAAGTGCCCGCGAAAGTGCATTATCACGTGAAAAAGCTGGAGAAGATTGGTTTGCTTACCATCGTATCCACTCGGGAAATTAATGGAATCATTGCCAAATACTACGAACCCTTTCAGGGAGAGATCCATCTTCGTCATGAAGATGAGGACCACTCACCGCTGAAGCAGGTTTTTCGTTCAGAGACACTTAAACTATTAAATGAAATGTATGAGCAGAGCCGCCAGATGTTTATGAGACAGGCGGAGCATGGTGAGAACTTGTTTGGACAAATCTCGGACATGACGTTATATGCGAGCCGGGAGGAAGTAGAGAAGCTGTACAGGGATATCACGAAAATGTGTGAGCCATATACGAAGCGGAATGAACAGAAGGAGGCTCAGGAGGTTTTTCAACTGTTTGCGACGTTGTCCCAACATGTGGATGAACCGACTAAATCTCAGAAAAGCAAAGTCTCACCGCATCAGCCGGAAGATCAGAGATCCGATCCGAATGACGATGCAAAGGAAACTTGA
- a CDS encoding MFS transporter — protein MSDGTAVNKQGIGELIQVKPYMQFMLGKMVARFGDSIDSIAYSWMVYMLTGSKLLMGTLLAVNFLPNILLGLFAGAVVDRMSPKKIIVLTNSGRGLLVGVTALLFGMGELQVWHLFVVTILNSLLECFSSPAEMSSVPRLLPQSMLLSGNAMSSSATRLAELAGLAVAGALIATAGMTWTILIDAGLFALSGVLMSRVVYPSTPGAEVVSAENASSTAAPKSLLSDMMEAFHFMRKHALLLIASILFAFVNFCLMPFNVLRTPYVIDNLHAGAGSLSLLSGLMVGGMVLSGLWMTHRGSSYRKSALIISGIVMLGLSYAMTALPAYMSTYQLPLAATFCLMMGVGIPLATTPLASYLMEVTPPGMLGRVSALQSMLCVSAVPLGSLIAGAAAEWVSTPVLFIGFGILLAMSAASLLLSKTFRRSI, from the coding sequence ATGAGCGATGGCACAGCAGTAAACAAGCAAGGGATCGGTGAGTTAATCCAAGTCAAACCTTATATGCAGTTTATGCTGGGGAAGATGGTAGCCAGGTTCGGCGATTCTATCGACTCGATTGCGTATAGCTGGATGGTCTACATGTTGACCGGCTCCAAACTATTGATGGGCACACTTCTCGCAGTCAACTTTCTGCCCAATATTCTGCTCGGCCTTTTTGCCGGAGCGGTTGTGGATCGCATGTCTCCCAAAAAGATCATCGTTCTGACGAATTCGGGAAGGGGACTGCTCGTTGGTGTTACTGCTCTATTATTTGGCATGGGAGAACTCCAAGTATGGCATTTGTTCGTTGTCACGATTCTGAATTCGTTGCTTGAATGCTTCTCGTCACCTGCCGAAATGTCCAGTGTACCGCGATTGCTGCCGCAATCGATGCTGCTTTCCGGGAATGCCATGTCGTCTTCAGCTACCCGATTGGCCGAACTTGCCGGGCTTGCTGTAGCAGGGGCGCTCATTGCAACTGCCGGAATGACGTGGACGATTTTAATCGATGCTGGACTCTTTGCATTAAGTGGGGTGTTAATGAGTCGGGTGGTATATCCTTCAACGCCCGGCGCGGAAGTAGTGTCAGCGGAAAATGCTTCTTCCACTGCTGCTCCCAAAAGTTTGCTTTCGGACATGATGGAAGCCTTTCATTTTATGCGCAAACATGCCCTGCTGCTTATTGCCTCCATATTGTTTGCCTTCGTGAACTTCTGTCTGATGCCCTTCAATGTTCTCCGGACTCCATACGTTATCGATAATCTGCATGCGGGAGCAGGCAGTTTAAGTTTGCTTAGCGGCTTGATGGTGGGGGGCATGGTGTTGAGTGGATTATGGATGACCCATAGAGGGAGCAGTTATCGGAAAAGTGCATTGATTATTAGTGGAATTGTCATGCTAGGTCTTAGTTATGCAATGACCGCACTTCCTGCGTATATGTCAACTTATCAGCTGCCGCTGGCAGCTACCTTTTGCCTGATGATGGGCGTCGGCATACCACTGGCGACAACACCTCTTGCTTCGTATCTGATGGAGGTTACGCCACCGGGTATGCTTGGCAGGGTATCTGCCCTTCAGAGTATGCTGTGCGTAAGTGCTGTACCGCTTGGAAGTCTGATTGCGGGTGCTGCAGCCGAATGGGTGTCTACGCCTGTGCTGTTTATTGGTTTTGGCATTCTGCTTGCGATGTCAGCCGCATCCCTTCTTCTGAGCAAAACATTCCGGCGTAGTATATAG
- a CDS encoding Gfo/Idh/MocA family protein produces the protein MNRQLQWGVLGTSTIAKNAVIPAIQQSERGEVLAIASRSKEKAEALAEELDIARYYGSYEELIADPDIEAVYIPLPNHMHKEWTIKAAQAGKHVLCEKPAALNADESAEMIQVCKEYGVLFAEAIMYRYHPKHRRVQEIIASGEIGAVRAIHGNFTCNTADDKDNVRFKREMGGGSLFDLGVYPISAARMYLGQEPEAVTVHALFSDEHDGVDMMASGLVEFPGSVALTFDCGMWASGRAEMEILGTDGRIELPKVFGWENSDIPPQIIVHTDSVSREERVSVSNSYVLQAETFAAAVLEGTPLPFTPENTIANMRVIDACLQSARTRQRVSLI, from the coding sequence ATGAATAGGCAGCTACAGTGGGGAGTACTTGGTACTTCCACCATTGCAAAGAATGCGGTTATTCCGGCAATCCAGCAATCCGAACGGGGAGAAGTGCTCGCCATTGCCAGTCGGAGCAAGGAAAAGGCTGAAGCTCTCGCCGAAGAACTGGACATTGCCAGATATTATGGAAGTTACGAAGAGCTCATTGCAGATCCCGATATTGAAGCCGTCTATATTCCGCTGCCTAACCATATGCACAAGGAATGGACGATAAAAGCCGCTCAGGCTGGAAAGCATGTACTTTGCGAGAAGCCAGCCGCACTGAATGCGGACGAGTCTGCCGAAATGATTCAGGTATGTAAGGAGTACGGCGTTCTATTCGCAGAAGCGATCATGTATCGTTATCATCCCAAGCATCGACGAGTTCAGGAGATTATAGCGAGTGGAGAGATTGGAGCCGTTCGTGCCATCCATGGCAATTTTACCTGTAATACGGCGGATGATAAGGACAATGTAAGGTTCAAACGGGAAATGGGCGGCGGCTCGCTCTTTGACCTTGGTGTATATCCCATTTCGGCAGCCCGCATGTACCTGGGACAGGAACCCGAAGCGGTTACGGTACATGCCTTATTCTCCGATGAACATGATGGAGTGGATATGATGGCATCGGGGCTGGTGGAATTCCCGGGTTCTGTGGCGTTAACGTTTGATTGCGGCATGTGGGCTTCCGGCAGGGCCGAGATGGAGATCCTCGGGACAGACGGACGAATTGAATTGCCAAAAGTCTTCGGCTGGGAGAATAGCGACATTCCACCGCAGATTATCGTTCATACGGATTCGGTCAGTCGGGAAGAACGGGTATCCGTATCCAATTCTTATGTTCTGCAGGCGGAAACTTTTGCTGCAGCTGTGCTAGAAGGAACACCATTGCCGTTTACTCCGGAAAATACGATAGCGAACATGCGGGTTATTGATGCCTGTTTGCAATCGGCACGGACTCGTCAGCGCGTTTCATTGATTTGA
- a CDS encoding helix-turn-helix transcriptional regulator, with protein sequence MAFMIAQRAFIKLYLITMVEQHRGYGYEMLEAMKQEFKAYGYVPPQSEVYRALHELVQQGVFYRTKKLKGSDPKVDFQEIVLYHFTDDGAEKAELYKKQVKADLDRCLGMLHKAEEDNYGTKGR encoded by the coding sequence ATGGCTTTTATGATTGCCCAGCGGGCATTTATCAAGCTGTATCTCATTACAATGGTTGAACAGCATAGAGGCTATGGTTACGAAATGCTGGAGGCCATGAAGCAGGAATTTAAAGCTTACGGTTATGTGCCGCCTCAGAGTGAAGTATACCGGGCACTGCATGAACTGGTACAGCAGGGTGTATTTTATCGGACGAAAAAGCTGAAGGGCAGCGATCCCAAAGTGGATTTCCAGGAAATCGTGTTATATCACTTTACGGATGATGGAGCGGAAAAAGCCGAATTGTACAAAAAGCAGGTCAAGGCCGATCTTGACCGTTGTCTAGGCATGTTACACAAGGCAGAAGAGGACAATTACGGGACGAAAGGAAGATGA